aactctgtttttgttaaattatttatcaagtccattatgtgatagattttctttaattttcacaaacattttgtatgttttttaaagaaacagtttcatgaaattgttatgaattctattattatcatttcaacaagtttttgtgaaatattgataaagctgtttaaggaaaattgcaattttctgacgttgatacaGGTATGTGTGTgcttattgataattttttttttttttaataccgcaacattttttttattggctCTTTTTGgacatatattatcatataaacAGGATGTTACATGCAActtcaatatttcaacaaacatgTTAAATACTGTGTGAAAATTAATAGCAATATTGTATAATTACTTTGAAGATAAAGAGAGACTAGTACATGAAATATGCATAACTAATTCATTTAAGGAAGATACATCttacattgaaattattttgtctTCTATCGTTTTCCATACTTGGTTATAATAATCAAGATTTCTTCTGccacaataaattgattttttaacaaacagttttcttctcaaaaattgcaaaaatatatataaagaaagaCCACTGTGCCCTGTATCTGAATTAAACACAaactgtatataatatttagaaaGCAGTATACAATAATTCAGACTTTCACacttttcttcataaaatccaaatattgatcattaaattaataccgcaacatacttatttatcatttgaagaatcaacaatcaaatataagattttatttgaacctataattctagaagggtggaattaccttataAATAGGTGACCAGGCAAGCTGACAGTCAGACACTATAAACtgagaaaatcaaaattttcgaaTTCATCAAACCTTTTAATATTTCTGAGCAAATTAACCCATGATGAATCATAATTTTAAGCATggttaaatatttcaatgaattatGCTTGGGAGTcgttaaatattgaaaaaaagaaatcattgaCTGAAGATTGTTTTATGTTTCGGTCTGATGGTGTCTAGCACTGATGTATAAATTGGCAAcatttttctgatatttgacatcttcactagccaagaGTGACGCTTCATGGTGCTCGTCTTTTCacaaagaaaaaatagaaaCACAGTGGAGcatcacccttggctagcgaagatggagaTTTGATTAAAACAAACTTCAGTAAATCTATGTCGTACTACCACACCTGGCTCCATGAAGCCCGCTAAACAGGACCACATTTTGGCGGGAAACTGCTTCTTTCTTCCAAGAAGACATCGCTTACCGTCTGCTGATACAACAAGCATGATGACAGAAGGATCTGTTCTCGGATAAGAGGTATTATGGATTCCTAAGACAGAGGGAGAAACAGAGTGTCATTATATTTGATTGTGCACACATCCTGCCAACTGGAATATATGTTCTGCTCAAACAATTCTTCAAAAAATACTCatactttatatttttttttaaatatgagtTAATTTCAGACATCATCATGATCATAgattttaaaacagaaaaatgacATACATTTGTCGATACttacattttaaatgttttgttcaGCAATAAACTTAGGATTGTTCAATGTTTtaagtttctcaataaaatcaTCAACCTTTCAACTTCacataaaaatctatatacacGTATTTCAATATATAGAAATGGGGAGTAATATGTCGAGATTGTGTGATGGGTGATGTATATTGACAATGTAGACATGGAGTATTTATAGAAATGGGGAGTAATATGTCgagattgtttgtgtgatgggtGATGTATATTGACAATGTAGACATGGAGTATTTCTGCATCAGTGACTGTGCTGATTGAACAAATTTCTGCATGCTTCCATTACAATCCAATAATACAAATAGTGCAACAGGTGCACACAATCACACAAATCAAAACCATTTACTGTACAGCATCAgagtacacacacacagtatCATAATCTGTCACACACTAATTATAGATTACAGGTACTAATTATTGATTACAGGTACTAATTATAGATTACAGATACTAATTATTGAGTACAGGTACTAATTATTGAGTACAGGTACTAATTATTAATTACAGGTACTAATTATTGAGTACAGGTACCAATTATTGAGTACAGGTACTAATTATTGAGTACAGGTACTAATTATTGATTACAGTACAGGTACTAATTATTGCTTCATACCAATGATTCAATTAATaacaagatgtatttgtgaaacacaaatgcccccgataatggccaattccgaagatggccaaggtcacaagggcaaatatcttggtaccagtagaaagatcttgtcaaaagaaatgctcatgtacaatatgaaagctctaatatttaccatttagaagttataaccaatgtaaaaaaaaaaaaattaaagtaggtcaaatgtcaaggtcaaaaggttcaataccaatggaaagatcttgtaacaaggaatactcatgtgaaatatcaaagctctatcacttactgttcaaaaggtattagcaaggttaaagttttcaaaaagtaggtcaaactcccaaggtcaagggtcaaaaatgttggtacccacggaaaggtcttgtcacaaggaatactcatgtgaaatatcaaagctctatcacttactgttcaaaaggtatttgcaaggttaaagtttttaaaaagtaggtcaaacgtcaaggtgacggggtcaaaaatgttggtacccacggaaaggtcttgtcataaggaatactcatgtgaaatatcaaagctctatcacttactgttcaaaaggtatttgcaaggttaaagtttttaaaaagtaggtcaaacgtcaaggtgacggggtcaaaaatgttggtacccacggaaaggtcttgtcataaggaatactcatgtgaaatatcaaagctctatcacttactgttcaaaaggtatttgcaaggttaaagtttttaaaaagtaggtcaaacatcaaggtgacggggtcaaaaatgttggtacccacggaaaggtcttgtcacaaggaatactcatgtgaaatatcaaagttctatcacttactgttcaaaagttattagcaaggttaaagttttcaaaaagtaggtcaaactcccaaggtcaaggtcacagggtcataaatgttggtactcacggaaaggtcttgtcacaaggaatactcaagtgaaatatcaaagctctatcacttactgttcaaaagttattagcaaggttaaagttttcaaaaagtaggtcaaactccaaggttaaggtgtcaaaaatgttggtacccacggaaaggtcttgtcacaaggaatactcatgcgaaatatcaaagctctatctcttactgttcaaaagttattagcaaggttaaagtttcagacagaatgacagaattacaaaatgacagaatgacagacaggacaaaaacaatatgccccccgatcttcgatctcgggtgCATAACAATTCAAATGTCTAATCCTAATACTAAAGTACTGCATGCAAAATAGCTAAAGTCTGGAAaatactttatacatgtacctaaaaaATGATTGGAGAATTTAAAAGCAACAAAGTTTGACCCTTTTAATTTTCGGTTCCAACATAAAAAAATTTCCCATATCATTAAGCCTTAAGTTTTCATAAGTTTGAACCATGACAATGCGTGCATTAATATTCAATATACCTTTATTAGATATACAGTCTTTGTTCCTACACACCCTTTTGTGGCCCCCTTCTGTGATGTCCGTCTGGGACCCACAGGTCCCACAGAATTTGTACCGCTGCAGCCAGTCCATCATGGACCGGGCCTCTGCGAAGATCCCGGCGTCGGACGGCTCCATCTGAAGGCTGCCAGGAAATGGGACCAGGAAGGAACCGTCCGGTGCAGAGTCTTTGAATTTGCCTTCCTCAACCCCTGAGACATCTACAGCAAACAAGGCATTAGAAGAAGACTGATCTACACCCAGGAAGATTATCACAGGATCTGAGGCAATATGAGATGAAATCTTCTCGTGCTCAAACCAGCAAAGTCTGTATCGCCATTTGGAAGACTCGTCTTTCACAGGTAAAACAAATGGTTTAAGATCCGAAAGCAATAAGAATTGTGAAGAGTTGTCTCTGACTTTGGAGTCTATCCATTGTTTGTCTTTCCTTTTCTCTGAAGCCCTGTTCAAAAGGTTCAGTGAGAAAAAGTTCCTCAGCTGTTGATCCGGATTTACCTCCTTCATGTGGGTCTCTATTAATCTAGCGGCAGTGTTCTGATCCCAAAACAGAGCGATATCCTGGGCTGTCTGGCCAGTTTTGTTGACAATATTTGTATCACACCTACAAGTCATTTGTTCACATTAGCttatgtttgaaatatttacagGCTAGGCATTTCAAAAACGATTCCAATATACAAGATCAGTCACATATGTTCTGAGATAAGTGAcgggggcggatccaggaattttttaaagggggggggggggactcccATTAATTTTGGATTTCGAAAAgttccaccctcaaaatgcattatattttttaaaaaacccacccTTTTTAGCAAAATTATTCTGATGATGGGGAGGGGGTGGGATGGTTCCAACACCCCTTCCCCCTCTGGATTCGCCACGGAGTGAGATGATAGCCatattgaagtacatgtatacattgtaaCAGATGTTCAAAGTACTGCATGTTTTCTTAACTAACATGAGAACTAGAACACTAAGCAGTGCATGCTCTGTCACTCAGTGTATAGAAATGTCCCTCAGTAGAAGATTATAAAGtttcaaattatgaaaaaagttCCTATTTATGACTTTTTCATGATCAATGTCACACAAGTAAAATCTGGTTATTTCATGTGTCAGTGCTTAGGGTTATATTCATTGGATTTGTGATTTTTAGAGGACATGAAGAATTGCTAATGAAAAAACACATTCCAATATTTTCCCCGGAGTAATTTCGGTATTTGATAATCACCATTAATTGTTTCACAGGGTTCTCAtcaacatcacacacacacacgtgcgCGCACACActcatgcacacacacacacacacatatatatatatatagtcaaacctcattatctcaaactcaatGAGACCAAGAAAAAACTACGAGATATCTGAGGTttcgattgattgtatctcgctcaacgtctcgctcgagaatttttcactcataagaagACGTCACGAAGActggtgaagggtttcaaatttaggcctatgttcggtgcttacagccattgaacagtgagggttctttagcgtgccacacctactgtgacacacaggtcatccgtttttaaggtcatctctgaggaaccgtgacattcacacctgatgccgagcgtttggcgatggaactgtcaccacctgttttaacgacttaggtctgtcgcggttgggattcgaaccccggcctcaTGCATGCGGGGCGATCGCTCTAACCTTTCGGCCACTGCGGCGGTCTGAGGTTTCGAGATATCAAGggtaaaataattaaagaataagtggttgggacttatGAATCCTTTGATGCATCCATtgtatttgagatatcagtATTTGAGATAACTGTATGTATGtactatgtatgtatgtatatatatacattgtatataccaCAGGCAgttgtttcatacatgagtcccccctccttaataataccacgtggtattattaaggaggggggactcatgtatgaaacaagtgcctgtgatatatacacagagagagagagagagagagagagagagagagagagagagagagagagagagaggaagaaCAGTTTTGACCCCTTTTGCAGCAATGTTTGAATGAT
Above is a genomic segment from Ostrea edulis chromosome 3, xbOstEdul1.1, whole genome shotgun sequence containing:
- the LOC125676126 gene encoding NAD-capped RNA hydrolase NUDT12-like isoform X1, which produces MVPRLCKTVFRCRSITFDKFTSIVSMSSRTGPDDTKKPFVDKYFECAETGNVQEISFLLRATVNVDQKNDKGWTALMFAARHGQADIIQTLLQKGCDTNIVNKTGQTAQDIALFWDQNTAARLIETHMKEVNPDQQLRNFFSLNLLNRASEKRKDKQWIDSKVRDNSSQFLLLSDLKPFVLPVKDESSKWRYRLCWFEHEKISSHIASDPVIIFLGVDQSSSNALFAVDVSGVEEGKFKDSAPDGSFLVPFPGSLQMEPSDAGIFAEARSMMDWLQRYKFCGTCGSQTDITEGGHKRVCRNKDCISNKGIHNTSYPRTDPSVIMLVVSADGKRCLLGRKKQFPAKMWSCLAGFMEPGETIEDTVRREVEEESGVKVGRVDYHSSQPWPFPASLMLGTVAYAKTEDVKVDEDEMEDAQWFRRPEIVQMLTHQHPQGLYVPPEQAIAHQIIKSWVRKTANSNL
- the LOC125676126 gene encoding NAD-capped RNA hydrolase NUDT12-like isoform X2, coding for MSSRTGPDDTKKPFVDKYFECAETGNVQEISFLLRATVNVDQKNDKGWTALMFAARHGQADIIQTLLQKGCDTNIVNKTGQTAQDIALFWDQNTAARLIETHMKEVNPDQQLRNFFSLNLLNRASEKRKDKQWIDSKVRDNSSQFLLLSDLKPFVLPVKDESSKWRYRLCWFEHEKISSHIASDPVIIFLGVDQSSSNALFAVDVSGVEEGKFKDSAPDGSFLVPFPGSLQMEPSDAGIFAEARSMMDWLQRYKFCGTCGSQTDITEGGHKRVCRNKDCISNKGIHNTSYPRTDPSVIMLVVSADGKRCLLGRKKQFPAKMWSCLAGFMEPGETIEDTVRREVEEESGVKVGRVDYHSSQPWPFPASLMLGTVAYAKTEDVKVDEDEMEDAQWFRRPEIVQMLTHQHPQGLYVPPEQAIAHQIIKSWVRKTANSNL